One Brassica napus cultivar Da-Ae chromosome C4, Da-Ae, whole genome shotgun sequence genomic region harbors:
- the LOC106376484 gene encoding DCD domain-containing protein NRP → MDNNNQQSFWQFSDQLRVQTPHNLANLSLNDSIWSTKRTDGRRNFDIAASDKSPVEYHNNNNNNKASSDINNKSSSTWNNWKHTSPNGFGPVGSKSTSTTNVNFNHADKFTTSPFNDTWQFNSNNVNGGFNKGIYSSSPAPKSYGKGMIINEDHHQIPKAGLKKNRKNHNHQKNNNNKKEDDGLDKRFKTLPPAEALPRNETIGGYVFVCNNDTMEENLKRQVFGLPPRYRDSVRAITPGLPLFLYNYSTHQLHGIYEAASFGGTNIELNAFEDKKCPGESRFPAQVRAVTRKVCLPLEEDSFRPILHHYDGPKFRLELSVPEVLSLLDVFAEQNP, encoded by the coding sequence atggATAATAACAATCAACAATCGTTTTGGCAGTTCAGCGACCAGTTAAGAGTCCAGACGCCTCACAACCTGGCGAATCTGTCGTTAAACGACTCCATCTGGAGCACCAAACGCACCGACGGCCGTAGAAACTTCGACATCGCCGCCTCCGACAAGAGCCCTGTCGAGTAtcacaataacaacaacaacaacaaggcTTCTTCCGACATCAACAACAAGTCTTCTTCCACTTGGAACAACTGGAAGCACACCAGCCCCAACGGTTTCGGACCCGTCGGCTCAAAATCGACATCCACCACCAACGTCAACTTCAACCACGCCGACAAATTCACCACCAGCCCATTCAACGACACGTGGCAATTCAACTCCAACAACGTCAACGGCGGCTTCAACAAAGGCATCTATTCCTCTTCTCCCGCCCCCAAGAGCTATGGCAAGGGGatgatcatcaatgaagatCATCATCAGATCCCCAAAGCAGGATTGAAGAAGAACAGGAAGAATCACAATCATcagaagaacaacaacaacaagaaagaGGATGATGGTTTGGACAAGAGGTTCAAGACTCTTCCTCCCGCGGAGGCTCTCCCCAGGAACGAGACCATCGGCGGCTACGTCTTCGTCTGCAACAACGACACCATGGAGGAGAATCTCAAGCGCCAGGTTTTCGGTTTGCCTCCCAGGTACAGGGACTCGGTCAGAGCCATCACTCCGGGGCTTCCTCTCTTCCTCTACAACTACTCCACTCACCAGCTTCACGGTATTTACGAGGCGGCGAGCTTCGGGGGAACGAACATTGAGCTGAACGCTTTTGAGGACAAGAAGTGTCCGGGCGAGTCTCGGTTCCCTGCTCAGGTGAGGGCTGTGACGAGGAAGGTGTGTTTGCCGCTGGAGGAAGACTCTTTCCGGCCCATTCTGCATCACTACGACGGTCCTAAGTTCCGCCTCGAACTCAGCGTCCCTGAGGTGCTTTCTCTTTTGGACGTTTTTGCTGAGCAAAACCCTTGA
- the LOC125586289 gene encoding uncharacterized protein LOC125586289 yields MLFLHFVAIHYHLSGLSALSSGREMASSISSVSQAPCFIANNGSQKSYTWLHQSSLSSNGIILSSKHHHPPRPLSSSPVSVVETDEDKDGLNFSGCSGDGRIQGGIATVPGFGWWPIKAYRPCPGFVEAGGRYRRIGQSMDEVAFGRGDSESTT; encoded by the exons ATGCTTTTTCTACATTTTGTAGCCATCCATTATCATCTTTCCGGACTCTCTGCACTCAGCTCAGGGAGAGAGATGGCGAGTTCTATTTCTTCAGTCTCTCAAGCGCCATGTTTCATCGCTAACAATGGTAGTCAGAAATCATACACATGGCTTCATCAATCATCGCTGAGCTCGAACGGTATCATACTTTCTTCAAAGCATCATCATCCTCCTCGTCCACTATCTTCTTCCCCGGTTTCCGTCGTAGAAACTGATGAAGACAAAGACGGCCTGAATTTCAG TGGTTGCAGCGGCGACGGGCGGATTCAAGGAGGCATTGCTACTGTCCCTGGCTTCGGTTGGTGGCCCATTAAGGCTTACCGGCCTTGTCCGGGGTTTGTGGAAGCCGGAGGTAGATACCGCCGCATAGGGCAGAGCATGGACGAGGTTGCCTTTGGTCGTGGTGACTCGGAATCCACCACTTGA